Proteins encoded by one window of Microbispora sp. ZYX-F-249:
- the hppD gene encoding 4-hydroxyphenylpyruvate dioxygenase yields MAASTHAYDDMSVGHIEFYVDDAGAAADRLFGGFGFERTTLPGRPGWCRSLLLTGGRIRLVLTEALSPEHPAAAYVERHGDGVADIALRVPDVAAAFAEATRRGARAVTPPEGDGDAVTARIEGSGGVVHTFVQGVPDTGPALPGRGGAPAEVDHFAVCVEPGRIDDTVEFYRRVLGFELVFTEHVVVGSQAMTTKVVQSGSGGVTLTLIEPDVTRVSGHIDDFLRDHGGAGVQHIAFTVPDIVAAVGTLASRGVEFLPTPAAYYRLLPERLEPLRHRVEELRRLNILVDEDHDGQLFQIFTRSTHPRGTYFSELIERIGAKTFGSGNIAALYTAVELQRETGEAEEAA; encoded by the coding sequence ATGGCCGCATCAACGCACGCTTACGACGACATGAGCGTCGGGCACATCGAGTTCTACGTGGACGACGCCGGCGCCGCGGCGGACCGGCTCTTCGGCGGGTTCGGCTTCGAGCGCACCACGCTTCCCGGCCGGCCGGGGTGGTGCAGGTCGCTCCTGCTGACCGGCGGCCGGATCCGGCTGGTGCTGACCGAGGCGCTCTCGCCGGAGCACCCCGCCGCCGCGTACGTGGAACGGCACGGGGACGGCGTGGCGGACATCGCGTTGCGGGTGCCGGACGTCGCGGCGGCGTTCGCCGAGGCCACGCGGCGCGGCGCGCGTGCGGTGACCCCGCCCGAGGGAGACGGTGACGCCGTGACCGCGCGGATCGAGGGCTCCGGCGGCGTGGTGCACACGTTCGTGCAGGGCGTGCCGGACACCGGGCCGGCGCTGCCGGGCCGGGGCGGGGCGCCTGCGGAGGTGGACCACTTCGCCGTGTGCGTCGAGCCCGGGCGGATCGACGACACGGTGGAGTTCTACCGGCGGGTCCTCGGCTTCGAGCTGGTGTTCACCGAGCACGTCGTCGTCGGTTCGCAGGCGATGACCACCAAGGTGGTGCAGAGCGGATCCGGCGGGGTGACGCTGACGCTGATCGAGCCGGACGTGACGCGCGTGTCCGGCCACATCGACGACTTCCTGCGCGACCACGGCGGCGCCGGGGTGCAGCACATCGCCTTCACGGTGCCCGACATCGTGGCGGCCGTCGGCACTCTCGCGTCCCGGGGGGTGGAGTTCCTGCCCACTCCCGCCGCGTACTACCGGCTGCTCCCCGAACGGCTCGAACCGCTGCGGCACCGGGTCGAGGAGCTGCGCAGGCTCAACATCCTGGTCGACGAGGACCACGACGGCCAGCTCTTCCAGATCTTCACCCGCTCCACCCACCCCCGGGGCACGTATTTCAGCGAGCTGATCGAGCGGATCGGGGCGAAGACCTTCGGCTCCGGCAACATCGCGGCCCTCTACACCGCGGTGGAGCTCCAGCGGGAGACGGGAGAGGCCGAGGAGGCCGCCTGA
- a CDS encoding MbtH family protein — protein MSNPFDAQDGSFLVLVNDEGRHCLWPAPTPVPAGWTVAYGPQGRDACLGHVTEHWTDIRPRTERASAASRA, from the coding sequence ATGAGCAACCCCTTCGACGCCCAGGACGGCTCGTTCCTGGTGCTGGTCAACGACGAGGGCCGGCACTGCCTCTGGCCGGCCCCGACGCCGGTGCCGGCCGGTTGGACCGTCGCGTACGGCCCGCAGGGGCGCGACGCGTGCCTGGGCCACGTGACCGAGCACTGGACCGACATCCGCCCACGGACGGAACGGGCGTCAGCCGCGTCCCGAGCCTGA
- a CDS encoding non-ribosomal peptide synthetase, with product MDTSSVHGSVHGRFAEQARRTPDAVAVSWTDGRLTYRELDERAGRLARLLLDAGAGRETPVAVLMERSADLVVAILGILKAGASYLPLHAAYPLDRMQWILESSGAPVLLTDETTRRRGLPEGAEVVVLRGEHGLPPEPAPDAQDHPGDLAYTIYTSGSTGHPKGVAVEHKDVLGLAFDSIWETGRHERVLMVAPYAFNVSTYELWVPLLHGGRIVLAPPGDLDVRALGRLIADNGVTAVHLTAGLFRVVAEEAPESLAGVREVLTGGDVIAPSAVRRVLEACPGIVVRAMYGATEVTLFSTHAPIEAPYDGTVVPVGGAMDGVRLHVLDEHLTPVPDGEAGELYIAGRGVARGYAGRPDLTAERFVADPFGPAGGRMYRTGDLVRRNADGLLEFVGRAGDQVKIMGFRVEPAEVEAVLARHRSLANVAVVARRTDTGDTRLIAYAVPESGDLDVAALRAHAKEWLPDYMVPSAFVPMATLPLTPNGKLDRRALPEPDLDGGSAYRAPADPTQVLLCSVFAEVLGVPRVGVDDSFFELGGQSLLGMRLVNRIRAVLGVELTLTELFDAPTVAALAQTLTEGAQPRN from the coding sequence ATGGACACCTCTTCCGTTCACGGTTCTGTTCACGGTCGCTTCGCCGAGCAGGCGCGACGGACGCCCGACGCGGTGGCGGTGTCCTGGACCGACGGCCGGCTGACCTACCGGGAGCTGGACGAGCGCGCCGGCCGGCTCGCTCGCCTGCTCCTCGACGCGGGAGCCGGGCGGGAGACGCCGGTGGCGGTGCTGATGGAGCGCTCCGCCGACCTTGTGGTGGCCATCCTGGGGATCCTCAAGGCGGGCGCGTCCTACCTGCCGTTGCACGCCGCCTACCCGCTCGACCGCATGCAGTGGATCCTCGAATCCTCGGGGGCGCCGGTGCTGCTCACCGACGAGACCACGCGCCGCCGCGGCCTCCCCGAGGGCGCCGAGGTCGTCGTCCTGCGGGGCGAGCACGGCCTGCCGCCGGAGCCGGCCCCGGACGCGCAGGACCACCCGGGGGACCTCGCCTACACCATCTACACCTCCGGGTCGACCGGTCACCCCAAGGGCGTCGCCGTCGAGCACAAGGACGTGCTCGGCCTGGCGTTCGACTCGATCTGGGAGACCGGGCGGCACGAGCGGGTGCTGATGGTGGCGCCCTACGCCTTCAACGTCTCGACGTACGAGCTGTGGGTGCCGCTCCTGCACGGCGGGCGGATCGTCCTGGCGCCCCCGGGCGACCTCGACGTGCGCGCGCTCGGCCGGCTGATCGCCGACAACGGCGTCACCGCCGTGCATCTCACCGCGGGCCTGTTCCGCGTCGTCGCGGAGGAGGCGCCGGAGAGCCTCGCCGGCGTCCGCGAGGTGCTGACCGGCGGCGACGTGATCGCGCCCAGCGCGGTGCGGCGGGTGCTGGAGGCCTGCCCCGGCATCGTGGTCCGGGCCATGTACGGCGCGACCGAGGTCACGCTGTTCTCCACCCACGCACCGATCGAGGCGCCGTACGACGGCACGGTCGTGCCGGTCGGCGGGGCCATGGACGGCGTGCGGCTGCACGTTCTCGACGAGCACCTGACCCCGGTTCCCGACGGCGAGGCGGGGGAGCTGTACATCGCCGGCCGCGGCGTGGCACGGGGCTACGCCGGCCGCCCCGACCTGACGGCCGAGCGATTCGTCGCCGACCCCTTCGGCCCCGCGGGCGGGCGGATGTACCGCACCGGGGACCTCGTCCGCCGTAACGCCGACGGCCTGCTGGAGTTCGTGGGACGGGCCGGCGACCAGGTCAAGATCATGGGCTTCCGGGTCGAGCCCGCCGAGGTCGAGGCGGTCCTGGCCCGTCACCGGAGCCTGGCCAACGTCGCGGTGGTGGCCAGGCGGACGGACACGGGGGACACGCGTCTGATCGCCTACGCCGTGCCGGAGTCCGGAGACCTCGACGTCGCGGCCCTGCGCGCGCACGCGAAGGAGTGGCTGCCCGACTACATGGTGCCGTCGGCGTTCGTCCCGATGGCCACGCTGCCGCTCACTCCCAACGGCAAGCTGGACCGCCGCGCGCTGCCCGAGCCCGACCTCGACGGCGGCTCGGCGTACCGGGCTCCCGCCGATCCCACCCAGGTGCTCCTCTGCTCGGTCTTCGCGGAGGTGCTCGGGGTGCCGAGGGTCGGCGTGGACGACAGCTTCTTCGAGCTGGGCGGCCAGTCGCTGCTCGGGATGCGGCTGGTCAACCGGATCCGCGCCGTCCTCGGTGTGGAGCTGACGCTGACCGAGCTGTTCGACGCCCCCACCGTGGCCGCCCTCGCGCAGACGCTCACCGAGGGCGCGCAGCCCCGCAACTGA